A genomic stretch from Cloacibacterium caeni includes:
- a CDS encoding HAD family hydrolase has translation MNIKNIIFDFGGVVMDWDPRYFFRDYFNDDEKMEYFLGNIATNEWNAEQDRGRSVAEANALLISKHPEWEKEILAYYENWHIMLRSDIPENVSVLQRLKGKYELFGLTNWSAEFFPYALSNYEFFNVFEGKIVVSGEEKLIKPNPKIWEVLLDRYQIKADESVFIDDNFHNIETAKSLDFITVHVNENMNLETELKNLGLDF, from the coding sequence ATGAATATCAAAAATATCATCTTTGATTTTGGCGGTGTGGTTATGGATTGGGACCCGCGTTATTTTTTCAGAGATTATTTCAATGACGACGAAAAAATGGAATATTTCTTGGGAAATATTGCCACCAATGAATGGAATGCAGAACAAGACCGAGGCAGAAGTGTAGCCGAAGCCAATGCTTTGCTCATTTCTAAGCACCCAGAATGGGAAAAAGAGATATTGGCGTATTATGAAAACTGGCACATCATGTTGCGTTCAGACATACCCGAAAACGTAAGTGTTTTGCAAAGATTAAAAGGAAAATATGAACTTTTCGGGCTTACGAATTGGTCGGCAGAATTTTTTCCTTACGCTTTATCTAATTATGAATTCTTCAATGTTTTTGAAGGAAAAATCGTGGTTTCTGGTGAAGAAAAACTTATCAAACCAAACCCTAAAATTTGGGAAGTTCTCCTCGACCGTTATCAAATAAAAGCCGATGAATCTGTTTTTATTGACGATAATTTCCACAACATCGAAACGGCAAAAAGTTTAGATTTCATAACAGTTCATGTGAATGAAAACATGAATTTAGAAACCGAACTTAAAAATTTAGGTTTAGATTTTTAA
- a CDS encoding cupin domain-containing protein, protein MEKKYKIQKNPFVVPTTDGKLIQEHWGNSTGNSEISIAHMIAPPHWSEPHQTPEFDEFTIIMRGKKQFEIDGETLVLEAGQSILIQKGARIRYSNPFEEECEYLAICLPAFSMDLVNREE, encoded by the coding sequence ATGGAAAAGAAATATAAAATTCAAAAAAATCCTTTTGTAGTGCCTACTACAGATGGTAAATTAATTCAAGAACATTGGGGAAATTCTACAGGGAATTCAGAAATTTCTATTGCACACATGATTGCGCCACCACATTGGAGCGAACCGCATCAAACGCCAGAATTTGATGAATTTACCATCATTATGAGAGGAAAAAAACAGTTTGAAATAGATGGGGAAACATTAGTTTTAGAAGCTGGACAAAGCATTTTAATCCAAAAAGGGGCAAGAATTCGTTACAGCAACCCTTTCGAAGAAGAATGTGAATATTTAGCCATTTGTTTGCCTGCTTTTTCCATGGATTTGGTGAATAGAGAAGAATAA
- a CDS encoding FtsK/SpoIIIE family DNA translocase, whose product MAKLASNNRQEVEESKTLSKPRIFFGLLFLFLSVVFALSFASYLLNWKANQSQTGAMLDKSIKSSNIFGKVGDWLGNIFIFDSIGIAAFIVAFLMMVLGFQILKKNYFKIWKTLSHSLFFLCWLPILMGAITKGNGTLSGVFGNEIQEYLASIIGDFGLWMTLLAAIILYFVLEFNLRPSSIKNQIDSIKDKFAPDYDADEDFEADKELKEEPPFENLKVTSEVEVPKTETFETIKTPHQTGLEVPKTDVSRTSSAEPSSVLNMTKEKDLEPTGFSFQKEEKPADNIAFSIEEVKEDLDDSERKAKDLVDKHGLYDHKLDLANFQMPKIELLREYGNEEIAINKDELEENKNKIVGLLKNFNVGIAEIKATIGPTVTLYEIVPEAGIRVAAIKKLQDDIALNLSALGIRIIAPMPGKGTIGIEVPRKNPSMVSMRSVISSPKFQNADMDLPVVFGKTISNEVFVADLAKMPHLLMAGATGQGKSVGINAILTSLLYKKHPSELKFVMVDPKKVELSLYSKIERHYLAKLPDGEDAIITDTHKVINTLNSLCIEMDTRYDLLKNAFCKNIKEYNKKFTERKLNPENGHRYMPYIVLVVDEFADLIMTAGKEVELPIARLAQLARAVGIHLIVATQRPSVNVITGMIKANFPARAAFRVISSVDSRTILDSTGAEQLIGKGDMLYFNGNDLLRLQCAFVDTPEVEKIAEYIGEQKGYASAFMLPEYSGEETTSTVGSFDPNEKDQLFEEAARIIVSTQQGSTSMLQRQLKLGYNRAGRIMDQLEAAGIVGGFNGAKAREVMISDLNSLESFLEELRK is encoded by the coding sequence ATGGCAAAATTAGCATCTAACAATAGACAAGAGGTAGAAGAAAGCAAGACGCTCTCTAAACCCAGAATTTTTTTCGGACTTTTATTTTTGTTTTTATCGGTAGTGTTTGCACTATCTTTCGCATCTTATTTACTGAATTGGAAGGCTAACCAAAGTCAGACCGGTGCAATGTTGGATAAAAGTATTAAATCTTCTAATATTTTTGGAAAAGTGGGAGATTGGCTCGGGAATATTTTTATTTTCGACAGTATCGGGATTGCTGCTTTCATTGTGGCTTTTTTGATGATGGTTTTAGGTTTCCAAATCTTGAAGAAAAACTATTTTAAAATCTGGAAAACCCTTTCTCACTCTCTCTTTTTTCTTTGTTGGCTTCCTATTCTTATGGGTGCCATCACCAAAGGAAACGGAACATTAAGTGGTGTTTTCGGAAATGAAATTCAAGAATATTTGGCTTCTATTATTGGTGATTTCGGATTGTGGATGACGCTTTTAGCGGCGATTATCCTGTATTTTGTTTTAGAATTTAATCTAAGACCGAGTTCAATAAAAAATCAAATAGACTCTATTAAAGATAAATTTGCCCCAGATTATGATGCCGATGAAGATTTCGAAGCAGACAAAGAACTGAAAGAAGAACCTCCTTTTGAAAATCTAAAAGTCACTTCGGAAGTTGAAGTTCCAAAAACAGAAACTTTTGAAACTATTAAAACACCTCATCAGACAGGCTTGGAAGTTCCTAAGACAGATGTTTCGAGGACTTCGTCCGCAGAACCTTCTTCTGTGCTCAACATGACAAAGGAAAAAGATTTAGAGCCTACAGGTTTTAGTTTTCAAAAAGAAGAAAAGCCTGCAGACAATATTGCTTTCAGCATTGAAGAAGTGAAAGAAGATTTAGACGATTCTGAAAGAAAAGCTAAGGATTTGGTAGACAAACACGGTTTGTATGACCATAAATTGGATTTGGCGAATTTCCAAATGCCAAAAATTGAACTTTTAAGAGAATATGGCAACGAAGAAATCGCCATCAATAAAGACGAACTCGAAGAAAATAAAAATAAAATCGTTGGCTTACTGAAAAACTTCAACGTAGGCATTGCAGAAATTAAAGCAACCATTGGTCCTACTGTTACGCTTTACGAAATCGTTCCAGAAGCGGGAATCAGAGTAGCGGCGATCAAAAAATTACAAGATGACATCGCCTTGAATTTATCTGCTCTAGGCATTAGAATTATCGCACCAATGCCAGGAAAGGGAACAATAGGAATAGAAGTTCCACGCAAAAATCCTTCGATGGTTTCTATGCGAAGTGTTATTTCTTCACCGAAATTCCAAAATGCAGATATGGATTTGCCAGTAGTTTTCGGGAAAACGATTTCTAATGAAGTTTTCGTGGCAGATTTAGCCAAAATGCCTCACTTATTGATGGCGGGAGCAACTGGACAAGGAAAATCTGTTGGGATTAACGCCATTCTTACTTCCCTACTTTACAAAAAACATCCATCAGAATTAAAATTTGTAATGGTAGACCCTAAAAAAGTAGAACTTTCATTGTATTCTAAAATTGAAAGACATTATTTGGCTAAACTTCCAGATGGCGAAGACGCTATTATTACAGATACGCATAAAGTGATTAACACGCTGAACTCTCTTTGTATAGAAATGGATACGCGTTATGATTTGCTGAAAAATGCTTTTTGTAAAAATATTAAGGAATACAATAAGAAATTCACGGAGCGTAAACTCAATCCAGAAAACGGTCACCGTTACATGCCTTACATCGTACTTGTGGTAGACGAATTTGCAGACCTTATCATGACGGCAGGGAAAGAAGTAGAACTCCCAATTGCCAGATTAGCCCAATTAGCAAGAGCAGTAGGAATTCACTTGATTGTAGCGACTCAAAGACCATCTGTAAACGTCATTACTGGTATGATTAAAGCGAATTTCCCAGCAAGAGCAGCGTTTAGAGTAATTTCTTCGGTAGATTCTAGAACGATTTTAGATTCTACTGGTGCAGAGCAATTGATAGGAAAAGGTGATATGCTGTATTTCAACGGAAATGACTTATTGAGATTGCAATGTGCATTTGTAGATACTCCAGAAGTGGAGAAAATTGCAGAATACATTGGCGAACAAAAAGGTTACGCTTCTGCATTTATGTTGCCGGAATATTCAGGGGAAGAAACCACTTCTACGGTGGGAAGTTTTGATCCTAATGAAAAAGACCAACTCTTCGAAGAAGCGGCGAGAATTATTGTTTCTACACAACAAGGTTCTACTTCTATGCTTCAGAGACAATTAAAATTGGGCTATAACAGAGCTGGTAGAATTATGGACCAATTAGAAGCTGCAGGAATTGTAGGTGGTTTCAATGGTGCTAAAGCAAGAGAAGTCATGATTTCTGATTTAAATTCTTTGGAAAGTTTCTTGGAAGAATTGAGGAAGTAA
- a CDS encoding Lrp/AsnC family transcriptional regulator, with protein sequence MKSLDKLDYKILNILQEDNTIAIKDLAERIGLSFTPTYERVKSLKNNGIIKKYVAIVDREKVGYELVAYCNVTIKNKSVEILRDFEEKLNKCPEIVEVVSVSGVYDYMIKIVTKNIKEYNDFVEKTFTNYPHIGDYHSSIVLCTVKEETKIFL encoded by the coding sequence ATGAAGTCACTCGATAAGTTAGATTACAAAATCCTCAATATTCTGCAAGAAGATAACACGATTGCCATCAAAGATTTAGCAGAAAGAATTGGTTTATCTTTCACACCCACTTACGAAAGAGTAAAGTCTCTCAAAAACAATGGAATCATCAAGAAATATGTAGCCATAGTAGATAGAGAAAAAGTAGGGTACGAGTTGGTGGCGTATTGCAATGTAACCATCAAAAATAAATCAGTGGAAATCTTGAGAGATTTTGAGGAAAAACTCAACAAATGTCCTGAAATTGTAGAAGTAGTAAGCGTTTCTGGTGTGTATGATTACATGATTAAAATTGTGACCAAAAACATCAAAGAATACAATGATTTTGTAGAAAAAACATTTACCAATTATCCACACATAGGAGATTATCACAGCAGCATCGTACTCTGTACGGTAAAAGAAGAAACCAAAATTTTCTTGTAA
- the ccsB gene encoding c-type cytochrome biogenesis protein CcsB: MKKLINILISTRTMAVLLFVYAFAMAYATFVENDYGTPTAKALIYEAKWFEVVMILLIINFIGNINRYRLWRREKWPLLVFHLAFVFIFIGGAITRYISYEGQMHIREGETSNEIITDKNFFKIQIERGGDRLSYAEIPYMMASQEPLIAKIIPHRFKAKYDFHGELVQVEQLEYIQRKKDSLVVSDSGKEYLHLVSTNDNGREDIYLGSGEVKSINGFLVSFNKGIEGAVEFKQENGNLFIKTPVEANYMTMATQATGVTKKDEFQPLVLRSLYTIENLKLVVPEPLKKGNLIAYSGDKKRDQNVPDMLKVLVKGPKTEQTIDLSVEKGNPNAFKQMTIDGLNIILGFGPKVYQTPFALKLDDFVMETYPGSDSPSAYESHVQIVDEGKQTPYKIYMNHVLNYKGYRFFQASFDPDRQGTVLSVNHDFWGTLVTYIGYAFLFLGLFVALFWKGTHFWKLNQSLKDMAKKKVAIFLLLFSMVGLNAQEHQHKEGEVHAEAAPTAQPQSVPQQMVHAEISKEHADKFGYLLVQGFDGRIEPMNTQALDVLRKLAKKEKWGELNANQWFLSININPMAWMNDKIIKIGTKGGEELKKKTKANEDGYTSMMNLFVTDAMGMPKFILEEDFNTAFRKKPAEQSNYDKEVISVNERVQVFYGLLSGQYFRVVPIQNDPNHTWNSWLDAEQKADAQAQNVIAPYFISVVDASRNGDWTKADEALTKIQEYQKTWGKNVLPDESKVSLEVFMNKANLNFWLLIFYTIIGGLLIVLGFIELFKPNKILHKVIKSIIYIGVVGYFLHFLGLIARWYISGHAPWSNGYEAIVFISWVGISAGLMLYRNANALIPAAGFMVAVIMMGFAHGGSQLDPQITPLVPVLKSYWLIIHVAIITSSYGFFALSMIIAVISLFFYIISSKNTFDKHDHSTIKELTIVSEMSLTIGLFALTVGNFLGGIWANESWGRYWSWDPKETWAFISIIVYAFVLHMRLVPGLRGRYAFHLMTMFAFCSMVMTYFGVNYYLSGLHSYAAGDPIPVPAWVYISVGVMTALGLGAYYKHKKLTAK, from the coding sequence ATGAAAAAACTGATTAATATTCTGATTTCTACGAGAACAATGGCTGTTTTATTGTTCGTTTATGCTTTTGCAATGGCTTATGCCACTTTTGTAGAAAACGATTACGGAACACCTACTGCCAAAGCTTTAATCTATGAAGCAAAATGGTTCGAAGTAGTAATGATTTTACTTATTATTAACTTTATTGGTAATATTAATAGATACAGACTTTGGAGAAGAGAAAAATGGCCGTTATTGGTGTTTCACTTGGCTTTTGTCTTTATTTTTATTGGGGGTGCAATCACCCGTTACATCAGTTACGAAGGGCAAATGCACATCAGAGAAGGAGAAACTTCTAATGAAATCATTACCGATAAAAATTTCTTTAAAATTCAAATCGAAAGAGGTGGCGACCGTTTAAGCTATGCCGAAATTCCTTATATGATGGCTTCTCAAGAACCACTCATTGCGAAAATTATTCCTCACAGATTTAAGGCAAAGTATGATTTCCATGGTGAACTTGTTCAAGTAGAACAGTTGGAATATATTCAGAGAAAAAAAGACAGTTTAGTTGTCAGCGATTCAGGTAAAGAATATCTTCATTTGGTTTCAACCAATGATAATGGAAGAGAAGATATTTATTTGGGTTCTGGTGAGGTAAAAAGCATCAATGGATTCTTAGTTTCTTTCAATAAAGGAATAGAAGGAGCAGTAGAATTCAAACAAGAAAACGGAAATCTATTCATAAAAACGCCTGTAGAAGCCAATTACATGACCATGGCAACTCAAGCAACTGGTGTGACCAAGAAAGATGAATTCCAGCCATTGGTTTTAAGAAGTCTTTATACCATCGAAAATTTAAAATTGGTAGTTCCGGAACCATTGAAAAAAGGAAACCTAATTGCCTATTCTGGAGATAAAAAAAGAGACCAAAATGTTCCTGACATGTTAAAAGTTTTGGTAAAAGGTCCAAAAACAGAACAAACCATCGATTTGTCAGTAGAAAAGGGAAATCCTAACGCATTTAAACAAATGACAATTGACGGATTAAATATCATTCTAGGTTTTGGTCCGAAAGTATATCAAACTCCATTTGCTTTGAAATTAGATGATTTCGTGATGGAAACTTACCCAGGTAGTGATTCTCCATCTGCGTATGAATCACACGTACAAATTGTAGACGAAGGCAAACAAACGCCTTATAAAATTTATATGAATCACGTTTTAAATTACAAAGGTTATAGATTCTTCCAGGCGAGTTTTGATCCAGACAGACAAGGAACCGTACTGTCTGTAAATCACGATTTCTGGGGAACTTTGGTAACATATATTGGCTATGCATTCTTATTTTTAGGATTGTTTGTAGCACTTTTCTGGAAAGGAACACACTTCTGGAAACTGAACCAATCTCTAAAAGATATGGCGAAAAAGAAAGTAGCGATTTTCCTTTTATTGTTCTCAATGGTGGGGTTAAATGCTCAAGAGCATCAACATAAAGAAGGAGAAGTACATGCTGAAGCTGCGCCAACTGCTCAACCGCAAAGTGTGCCTCAACAAATGGTTCACGCTGAAATTTCTAAAGAACATGCCGATAAATTCGGGTATCTTCTCGTGCAAGGTTTTGACGGAAGAATTGAACCGATGAATACTCAAGCGTTAGATGTTTTGAGAAAATTAGCCAAAAAAGAAAAATGGGGAGAGCTCAATGCGAACCAGTGGTTCTTGTCGATAAACATCAATCCGATGGCTTGGATGAATGATAAAATCATCAAAATCGGAACAAAAGGTGGCGAAGAATTAAAGAAAAAAACCAAAGCCAACGAAGATGGCTATACTTCTATGATGAATCTTTTCGTAACCGATGCGATGGGAATGCCGAAATTCATTTTAGAAGAAGATTTCAATACGGCTTTTAGAAAAAAACCTGCAGAACAAAGCAATTATGATAAAGAAGTTATTTCTGTAAACGAAAGAGTACAAGTTTTCTACGGATTGCTTTCTGGACAATATTTTAGAGTTGTTCCTATTCAAAACGACCCTAATCATACTTGGAACTCTTGGCTAGATGCAGAACAAAAAGCAGATGCTCAAGCACAAAATGTGATTGCGCCTTATTTCATCAGCGTAGTAGATGCTTCTAGAAACGGAGATTGGACAAAAGCAGATGAAGCGCTAACCAAAATTCAAGAATATCAAAAAACTTGGGGTAAAAATGTACTTCCAGATGAGAGTAAAGTGAGTCTTGAAGTCTTCATGAATAAAGCAAATCTAAACTTCTGGTTATTGATTTTCTATACCATCATTGGAGGTTTATTAATCGTTTTAGGGTTTATAGAGCTATTCAAACCGAACAAAATATTACACAAAGTAATCAAATCTATCATTTACATCGGAGTAGTAGGATATTTCCTTCACTTCTTAGGGTTAATTGCAAGATGGTATATTTCTGGTCACGCTCCTTGGAGTAATGGTTACGAAGCGATTGTATTTATTTCTTGGGTGGGAATTTCAGCAGGTTTAATGCTGTACAGAAATGCCAATGCACTCATTCCAGCTGCAGGATTTATGGTAGCGGTAATCATGATGGGATTTGCGCATGGTGGTTCTCAATTAGACCCGCAAATCACACCTTTAGTACCAGTGTTGAAGTCGTATTGGTTAATTATTCACGTAGCGATTATTACCAGCAGTTATGGTTTCTTCGCTTTGTCAATGATTATTGCAGTAATTTCATTGTTTTTCTATATTATTTCAAGTAAAAATACATTTGATAAACATGACCATTCTACGATAAAAGAATTAACCATCGTTTCAGAAATGTCCCTAACCATTGGTTTATTTGCCTTAACTGTTGGGAATTTCTTAGGGGGAATTTGGGCGAATGAATCTTGGGGTAGATACTGGAGCTGGGACCCGAAAGAAACTTGGGCATTCATTTCTATCATTGTGTACGCATTTGTACTACACATGAGATTAGTTCCAGGTTTGAGAGGAAGATATGCCTTCCACTTAATGACCATGTTTGCATTCTGTAGTATGGTAATGACCTATTTTGGAGTAAATTATTACCTTTCAGGATTGCATTCTTATGCAGCAGGAGATCCTATTCCTGTTCCTGCTTGGGTGTATATCAGTGTTGGAGTAATGACGGCATTAGGTCTAGGTGCTTATTACAAACACAAAAAATTGACTGCAAAGTAA
- a CDS encoding alpha/beta fold hydrolase has product MISYTIYQNSESAEWVTFVHGAGGSSTIWFKQIREFQKKFNVLLLDLRGHGSSNKLKAKKYTFQSIAHDILEVIDHLKIKSSHFVGISLGSIVIRQLAEMRPERVKSMVMGGAILKMNFRSQILMKIGNVFKYILPYLVLYRLFAFIIMPKKNHKSSRNLFINEAKKLYQKEFIKWFKLTTEINPVLRWFRQKELNIPTFYVMGEEDYMFLPSVKEVVKNHEKSSSLLVIENCGHVVNVDAPHVFNSKVIRFLESLKRS; this is encoded by the coding sequence TTGATTTCATATACTATTTATCAAAATTCTGAAAGTGCAGAATGGGTGACCTTTGTGCATGGAGCTGGAGGAAGCTCTACCATTTGGTTCAAACAAATCCGTGAGTTTCAGAAGAAATTCAATGTCTTATTGCTCGATTTACGAGGACATGGCAGCTCTAATAAATTAAAGGCTAAGAAATACACCTTTCAATCCATTGCACATGATATTTTAGAAGTTATAGACCATCTTAAAATCAAAAGTTCTCATTTTGTGGGGATTTCTTTAGGTTCTATTGTGATTCGTCAGTTGGCAGAAATGCGACCAGAAAGAGTAAAATCTATGGTGATGGGAGGAGCTATTCTGAAAATGAATTTCCGCTCACAGATTTTAATGAAAATCGGCAATGTTTTTAAATATATTTTACCATATTTGGTTTTGTATCGTCTTTTTGCTTTCATTATTATGCCGAAGAAAAACCATAAGTCTTCGCGAAATCTCTTTATCAATGAAGCAAAGAAATTATACCAAAAAGAATTCATCAAGTGGTTTAAATTGACGACAGAAATTAATCCAGTTTTGCGTTGGTTCAGACAAAAGGAACTCAATATTCCCACTTTTTATGTGATGGGAGAAGAGGATTATATGTTTTTGCCTTCGGTAAAAGAAGTGGTAAAAAACCACGAAAAATCATCGAGTTTATTGGTGATAGAAAACTGCGGTCACGTAGTCAATGTAGATGCTCCACATGTTTTCAACAGCAAAGTAATTCGATTTTTAGAATCCCTCAAGAGATCTTAA